One genomic region from Nocardia vinacea encodes:
- a CDS encoding IS110 family transposase: protein MSNGSGVSRGDRNRNMRMSGLRALVPPENAIVGIDLADRKQMVVVCDHDSKVLARKTFRCRAWDMGAALDWAGARAGAAGFTGATVACEPTGHRWRVLGQLAADRNMLFVCVQPAMTAWSRRAEDLTTDKTDDKDAVLIARLTAQLRCYAPEPVDETWGRLRHLGARRERLLVELVAQVQQIRALLECVWPTALEAAQQPFKSRTWMAALRVICGRDGADFARTRRLGRDRLERLVRGEVTRAGAKRPCFRITSKLFAALDDPAGVLAHRRGALERVHLLLEDWADTKRRLTDTETRMVSVLDELRLTELVTSIVGLSAVGAAAILAETGDPARFRTARAVVKHAGLAPREKKSGSFTGRARLTGAGRPGLRLAAWRGVWGTQRANPVYAARYRHLTTRETNPLTPTQAQAVIAAAILRQLHAVVTTRQPWNPHIATHGTTTTEAAMISTAA, encoded by the coding sequence ATGAGTAACGGTAGCGGTGTGTCCCGGGGTGATCGCAACCGCAACATGCGTATGAGCGGGCTGCGGGCGTTGGTGCCGCCCGAGAACGCGATCGTCGGGATTGATCTGGCCGACCGCAAACAGATGGTCGTGGTCTGTGACCATGACTCGAAAGTGCTGGCCCGCAAGACGTTCCGTTGCCGTGCCTGGGATATGGGTGCTGCTTTGGACTGGGCCGGCGCCCGTGCCGGGGCCGCGGGATTCACCGGGGCGACGGTGGCGTGTGAGCCGACCGGACATCGGTGGCGAGTGCTGGGACAGCTGGCCGCCGACCGGAACATGTTGTTCGTGTGTGTGCAGCCAGCGATGACCGCTTGGTCGCGTCGTGCTGAGGATCTCACCACCGACAAAACCGACGACAAAGACGCGGTGCTGATCGCGCGGTTGACCGCGCAATTGCGCTGCTATGCACCTGAGCCGGTCGATGAAACCTGGGGTCGGCTGCGGCATCTGGGTGCCCGTCGCGAACGACTGCTGGTCGAGCTGGTAGCGCAAGTCCAGCAGATCCGGGCCCTGCTCGAATGCGTGTGGCCGACCGCGCTCGAAGCCGCCCAGCAGCCGTTCAAATCCCGGACCTGGATGGCAGCACTGCGAGTGATCTGCGGCCGCGACGGCGCCGACTTCGCCCGCACCCGCCGGTTGGGCCGAGACCGGCTCGAACGCCTCGTCCGCGGCGAGGTCACCCGCGCGGGCGCGAAGCGACCGTGCTTTCGGATCACCAGCAAACTCTTTGCGGCACTGGATGATCCGGCCGGAGTGCTCGCCCACCGGCGCGGTGCGCTGGAACGAGTGCACCTGCTGCTCGAAGACTGGGCAGACACTAAGCGACGCCTGACCGACACCGAAACCCGCATGGTTAGCGTGCTCGACGAGCTCCGGCTCACCGAGCTGGTCACCTCGATCGTCGGACTGTCCGCAGTGGGGGCCGCAGCGATCCTGGCCGAAACCGGCGACCCCGCACGGTTTCGGACCGCGCGAGCGGTAGTCAAACACGCCGGTCTTGCACCCCGGGAGAAGAAATCCGGGAGCTTCACCGGCCGCGCCCGGCTCACCGGAGCCGGGCGCCCAGGACTGCGGCTGGCTGCCTGGCGAGGCGTGTGGGGCACCCAACGCGCCAACCCCGTCTATGCCGCCCGCTACCGGCATCTGACCACCCGAGAGACGAACCCGCTCACTCCCACCCAGGCTCAGGCCGTGATCGCCGCGGCGATCCTGCGCCAACTCCACGCCGTGGTCACCACCAGACAACCCTGGAACCCGCACATCGCCACCCACGGCACCACCACAACCGAGGCCGCCATGATCTCGACCGCCGCCTGA
- a CDS encoding carbohydrate kinase family protein: MGTDEPGGREILVVGAYFVDLIFHGLPAPVRPGREVFADGFTMMPDGAYTLAMAAHRLGHDVVWATDFGTDPFSTHVLHAARAEGVDESAFRHQPTPLRSLTVALSTPEDRAMVSFQDPSSPQPLSSLLRQYRPRVLMVPQLRYDADTVHALELARHLGTTVVMDCQDVAVDVDTRGVRAALASTDIFAPNAEEALRLTRAPTMDDAISRLNELVPTVVIKLGSAGATAAHDGERYDVAAPEVSALDTTGAGDCFNVGFVHGLLAGWPPAKCLAAAVACGTAATTGPGSSTAPGTADLERWLARTTILRLAAAAREQRWPTVQPPTMH; encoded by the coding sequence ATGGGCACAGACGAGCCGGGTGGGCGGGAAATTCTCGTGGTGGGCGCCTATTTTGTGGATCTGATCTTCCACGGGCTACCCGCGCCCGTCCGACCTGGCCGAGAGGTCTTCGCCGATGGGTTCACAATGATGCCCGATGGCGCCTACACCCTGGCTATGGCCGCGCATCGGCTCGGGCACGATGTTGTGTGGGCGACCGACTTCGGCACCGATCCCTTCAGCACCCATGTCCTGCACGCGGCACGCGCAGAAGGAGTGGACGAGAGCGCCTTCCGACATCAGCCGACCCCGCTGCGCAGCCTGACCGTAGCCCTGTCCACGCCCGAGGACCGTGCGATGGTCAGTTTCCAGGACCCGAGCTCCCCGCAACCGCTATCGTCGCTGCTGCGGCAATACCGACCACGTGTCCTGATGGTGCCGCAACTACGCTACGACGCCGACACCGTGCACGCGCTGGAGCTCGCCCGCCACCTCGGCACCACCGTAGTGATGGACTGCCAAGACGTCGCCGTCGATGTCGACACCCGCGGAGTGCGAGCCGCGCTGGCTTCCACCGATATCTTCGCGCCCAACGCCGAGGAAGCACTGCGGCTGACCAGGGCGCCGACCATGGACGATGCGATATCGCGGCTGAACGAACTTGTGCCGACCGTGGTGATCAAACTCGGCAGCGCCGGAGCCACCGCGGCACACGACGGAGAACGTTATGACGTTGCCGCACCAGAGGTTTCGGCTCTGGATACCACCGGAGCCGGTGACTGCTTCAACGTCGGTTTCGTTCATGGTCTGCTCGCCGGCTGGCCGCCGGCGAAATGCCTCGCCGCCGCGGTTGCGTGCGGAACGGCAGCCACCACCGGCCCAGGGTCCAGCACGGCTCCGGGGACCGCCGACCTCGAGCGGTGGCTCGCGCGAACCACAATATTGCGTCTTGCGGCTGCGGCTCGCGAACAACGCTGGCCAACGGTTCAGCCTCCCACAATGCACTGA
- a CDS encoding trehalose-6-phosphate synthase encodes MRILVTDLDGTLLGGEIADQRRLYAVLARHPEVTVVFATGRGVASVAEVLCDPLVPRPRWIIADVGATVVDGTDLRPVGDIQAHLRTGWPGTQQVRQALSRFGQLTYQRVAQDGRCSYHLAPGQLTDELTTAVQALGCRWLYSADRYFDVMPPNASKGNALAALAEKLGWPMDSVLVAGDSLNDASLFELGTHGVIVGAAEPALYRAVPLAARIHRPERPGAGGILTALHALGWVSPDNCTEDRHCLIVGYHRPPVPRSEQRSPSSPNGILPSLTALFAQGLPGIWVAAQVGEDGVDAREHEAPLSLLPVTPDEWSGYFHRACKDTLWPILMSEPHRMRFDTAAWTHYRVINQRYAERIGDRAAHGATVWLHDYNLWLVPGLLRRVRPDLRIGLFHHTPFPPPAVFAALPTADEIRSSLIQLNWAGFHTNAFADNFRQTLTGQPTLPTLGVHPLGIDRPAIETLARSRASRTRPSRHPLVLSVERLDYTKAPVHKVEAIAALLEQRPDLHGRLVFRLVCSPPEPGISAYDTTRSALERRTTEINDAWRVGSWQPIDYIPHNLPLSEVMDHYLAADVFWVTSLQDGMNLTAKEFVAAQSAVAGPGSRPGVLVLSRYAGAATELGDAALLTDPHSPEDLTATLARALSLDHTERRTRAKRLAHLLGHDRPIDWATRIIDAIRVRTPDPAAAPITYQPS; translated from the coding sequence ATGAGGATCCTGGTCACCGACTTGGACGGTACGTTGCTGGGCGGGGAGATCGCCGACCAGCGTCGGCTGTACGCGGTGTTGGCCCGCCATCCCGAGGTGACGGTGGTTTTCGCCACCGGCCGCGGCGTGGCGTCGGTCGCCGAGGTGCTGTGTGATCCGCTGGTGCCGAGACCACGCTGGATCATCGCCGATGTCGGTGCCACCGTGGTCGACGGCACCGACCTGCGGCCGGTCGGCGATATTCAGGCCCATCTTCGTACCGGATGGCCTGGGACACAACAAGTTCGGCAAGCGTTGAGCCGCTTCGGGCAACTGACATACCAACGGGTGGCGCAGGACGGGCGCTGCTCGTACCACCTGGCACCGGGCCAGCTGACCGATGAACTCACCACCGCTGTCCAGGCGCTCGGATGCCGGTGGCTGTACTCCGCGGACCGCTACTTCGACGTCATGCCGCCCAACGCATCCAAGGGCAACGCCCTGGCGGCGCTGGCCGAAAAGCTCGGTTGGCCAATGGATTCCGTCCTGGTGGCCGGTGATTCGCTCAACGATGCATCGCTGTTCGAACTGGGCACACACGGCGTGATAGTCGGCGCCGCCGAGCCCGCCCTATACCGGGCGGTTCCCCTCGCAGCGCGTATCCATCGCCCCGAACGTCCGGGCGCGGGCGGGATTCTCACAGCACTGCACGCGCTGGGGTGGGTCTCACCGGACAACTGCACCGAGGACCGGCACTGCCTGATAGTCGGCTATCACCGACCACCGGTCCCCCGAAGTGAGCAACGATCACCGTCCAGCCCCAACGGGATTCTCCCCAGCCTGACCGCCCTGTTCGCCCAAGGGTTACCGGGCATCTGGGTCGCCGCTCAGGTCGGCGAGGACGGTGTCGACGCACGCGAGCACGAGGCCCCGTTGTCACTACTGCCGGTAACCCCCGACGAATGGAGCGGCTACTTCCATCGCGCATGCAAGGACACACTGTGGCCGATCCTCATGTCCGAGCCGCACCGCATGCGCTTCGACACCGCGGCCTGGACCCACTATCGCGTGATCAACCAGCGATACGCCGAGCGTATCGGCGATCGAGCAGCGCACGGCGCGACCGTCTGGCTACACGACTACAACCTATGGCTCGTCCCCGGCCTGCTTCGCCGAGTCCGCCCCGATCTGCGCATCGGACTGTTCCACCACACTCCGTTCCCGCCGCCGGCGGTGTTCGCCGCCCTGCCCACCGCAGACGAAATTCGTTCCTCGCTCATACAGTTGAACTGGGCTGGATTTCACACCAATGCCTTCGCCGACAACTTTCGACAAACCCTGACCGGCCAGCCCACACTGCCGACCTTGGGTGTCCATCCGCTGGGTATCGACCGTCCAGCCATCGAAACACTCGCCCGCAGCCGCGCCTCGCGCACACGGCCCAGCCGACACCCATTGGTGCTCTCCGTCGAACGTCTCGATTACACCAAAGCCCCCGTACACAAGGTCGAGGCCATAGCGGCGTTGCTGGAGCAACGGCCGGACCTGCACGGCCGATTGGTGTTCCGGCTCGTCTGCTCACCACCAGAACCAGGCATCTCCGCCTACGACACCACTCGCAGCGCTCTCGAGCGACGCACCACCGAGATCAACGACGCCTGGCGTGTCGGCAGTTGGCAACCGATCGACTACATCCCGCACAACCTGCCGCTCTCCGAGGTGATGGACCACTACCTGGCCGCGGACGTGTTCTGGGTGACCTCCCTGCAGGACGGCATGAACCTGACCGCAAAGGAATTCGTCGCCGCCCAGTCGGCAGTGGCCGGACCCGGCTCCCGGCCCGGGGTGCTGGTGCTGTCCCGCTACGCCGGCGCCGCAACAGAACTCGGCGACGCCGCCCTACTCACCGACCCGCATTCGCCCGAAGACCTCACCGCCACACTCGCCCGCGCACTGTCCCTCGACCACACCGAGCGCCGCACTCGCGCGAAACGTCTGGCCCACCTCTTAGGCCACGACCGCCCCATCGACTGGGCGACCCGCATCATCGACGCCATCCGTGTCCGCACCCCCGACCCGGCCGCAGCGCCGATCACCTACCAGCCGTCCTGA
- a CDS encoding helix-turn-helix transcriptional regulator: MPLDRRAELGEFLRSRRARLRPEELGLPDYGGRRRVPGLRREELAQLAGVSVDHYVRLEQGRTLHFSEAVLDAVARALRLNDVERQHFYRLARPWSEGDHADGSQQVRPGLRRLLDSAADVPAYIVGRNTDVLAWNRLAAALITDFGALPPTQRNLARLVFLDEGMRSLYADWPQKTRDVAAYLRLDAGRHPDDPETAALLDELSAASAEFRTAWAEHHLKDKTHGRYVYRHPVVGELDLGFETLRLPDDPDQALIAHTVEEGSPSHTALRLLASWAEETRSVT, from the coding sequence ATGCCACTGGACAGACGGGCCGAACTCGGCGAATTCCTGCGGTCCCGGCGGGCTCGCCTGCGGCCCGAGGAGCTCGGACTGCCTGACTACGGCGGTCGGCGCCGGGTACCTGGGCTGCGCCGGGAGGAGCTCGCGCAGCTCGCCGGAGTCAGCGTCGACCACTATGTGCGTCTGGAACAGGGGCGCACCCTGCACTTCTCCGAAGCCGTGCTGGATGCGGTCGCCCGAGCACTGCGCCTGAACGATGTTGAGCGGCAACACTTCTACCGGCTCGCGCGACCTTGGTCGGAAGGGGACCACGCGGATGGGTCGCAGCAGGTCCGGCCGGGGCTGCGGCGGCTGCTGGACTCTGCCGCCGACGTGCCCGCGTACATCGTCGGCCGCAACACCGATGTGCTGGCCTGGAACCGTCTCGCCGCCGCGCTGATCACCGACTTCGGCGCACTGCCACCCACGCAGCGAAACCTGGCCCGCCTGGTCTTCCTGGACGAGGGCATGCGCAGCCTCTACGCCGACTGGCCGCAAAAGACCCGCGACGTGGCCGCCTACCTCCGGCTCGACGCCGGGCGGCACCCGGACGACCCGGAAACGGCGGCCCTGCTCGACGAACTGTCGGCGGCCAGCGCGGAATTCCGGACAGCGTGGGCAGAGCACCACCTGAAGGACAAGACCCACGGCCGGTACGTCTACCGGCACCCGGTGGTCGGCGAACTGGACCTCGGCTTCGAAACCCTGCGCCTCCCCGACGATCCGGACCAAGCACTGATCGCGCACACTGTCGAGGAAGGCTCACCCTCACACACCGCTTTGCGGTTACTCGCCAGCTGGGCCGAGGAGACGCGGTCGGTCACCTGA
- a CDS encoding aldo/keto reductase, producing the protein MTNLTAIPLGTTGMDITRLGFGSWAVSGSGWTFSWGATDDAESIAAIRHALDAGVNWIDTAAVYGLGHSEELVGKAIAGLPNADRPYLFTKVGLVWDPENPSAAPRRIMKPASVRREVEDSLRRLGVDHIDLYQVHYPDTGESLEYAGGGFGAVSPNATPLEEYWQVMADLKAEGKVRAIGLSNHTPDLLEAAEQIAHVDVIQPPFSAINRSSAAEIAWARAHETGVIVYSPLQSGLLTGAFSAERVAGLPAEDWRRAHHDFSTGLTANLRLADALRPIAARHDATVAEVAIAWVLAWPGITGAIVGARRSDQVDGWIGANSVTLTPSDLAEIAAAITASGAGAGPAQP; encoded by the coding sequence ATGACCAACCTGACCGCCATCCCGCTCGGCACCACCGGCATGGACATCACCCGACTCGGCTTCGGTTCGTGGGCCGTATCAGGCTCGGGCTGGACCTTCAGCTGGGGCGCCACGGACGACGCCGAATCGATTGCTGCCATCCGCCACGCGCTCGACGCGGGCGTCAACTGGATCGACACCGCCGCGGTGTACGGCCTGGGCCATTCGGAGGAACTGGTCGGCAAGGCCATCGCCGGCCTGCCGAACGCCGACCGCCCTTATCTTTTCACCAAGGTCGGCCTGGTCTGGGATCCGGAGAATCCGTCGGCCGCCCCTCGACGGATCATGAAGCCCGCCAGCGTGCGCCGCGAGGTCGAAGACTCCTTGCGGCGGCTGGGCGTCGACCACATCGACCTGTATCAGGTCCACTATCCCGACACCGGCGAATCGCTGGAGTACGCCGGTGGCGGGTTCGGCGCGGTATCGCCCAACGCCACCCCGCTGGAGGAGTACTGGCAGGTCATGGCCGACCTGAAGGCCGAAGGCAAGGTCCGGGCCATCGGATTGTCCAATCACACGCCCGACCTGCTCGAGGCCGCCGAGCAGATCGCTCATGTCGATGTCATCCAGCCGCCGTTCTCGGCGATCAACCGGTCCTCCGCCGCCGAGATCGCCTGGGCACGCGCACATGAGACCGGCGTGATCGTCTACTCGCCACTGCAGTCCGGCCTGCTCACCGGGGCCTTTTCCGCCGAGCGTGTGGCCGGTCTGCCCGCTGAGGACTGGCGGAGAGCCCATCACGACTTCAGCACCGGCCTCACCGCCAACCTCCGGTTGGCAGACGCGCTGCGCCCCATCGCCGCACGACACGACGCCACCGTCGCCGAGGTGGCCATCGCCTGGGTGCTGGCCTGGCCGGGTATCACCGGAGCCATCGTCGGTGCACGCAGATCAGACCAGGTCGACGGCTGGATCGGCGCGAACTCGGTGACGCTGACACCGTCGGACCTGGCCGAGATCGCCGCCGCGATCACCGCATCCGGCGCGGGCGCCGGCCCCGCTCAGCCGTGA
- a CDS encoding putative quinol monooxygenase translates to MSLTVIAECLAAPGQEDRLRTALEAMIEPSLEEPGCLAYRPYLDPNHAGRMVIVEQWTGAQALAEHFTSAHFRHVQQVLEFVLAEPMTIRELVTAPTG, encoded by the coding sequence ATGTCATTGACCGTCATCGCCGAGTGCCTGGCCGCGCCCGGGCAGGAGGACCGGCTTCGCACCGCGCTGGAGGCGATGATCGAGCCTTCGCTGGAGGAGCCCGGCTGCCTGGCCTACCGGCCCTACCTCGACCCCAACCACGCAGGCCGGATGGTGATCGTCGAGCAGTGGACCGGCGCGCAGGCACTCGCCGAACACTTCACGTCCGCGCACTTCCGACACGTGCAGCAGGTGCTCGAATTCGTGCTCGCCGAGCCGATGACCATCCGCGAACTCGTCACCGCCCCCACCGGGTGA
- a CDS encoding carboxymuconolactone decarboxylase family protein, whose amino-acid sequence MSDHILELPLIEPETTADATRTLFDTAQTMFGITPNLAKVLAHSPAAMRGYLALAGSLRGDSALEAATRTRVGLLLAQEHRCDYVLSAHSFLASRVAGLSEDAVADARFGTASDPKQAAILAWAMALVRRGGAVTDQELAAARAMLSVAELVDVVAEIALGVFDSYLSLAGRVPIDWPRVRHTDPAGEQR is encoded by the coding sequence ATGTCCGACCACATCCTCGAGTTGCCGCTGATCGAGCCGGAGACGACGGCCGACGCCACCCGCACTCTCTTCGACACCGCCCAAACCATGTTCGGGATCACGCCCAATCTCGCAAAGGTGCTGGCGCACAGTCCGGCCGCGATGCGCGGGTATCTCGCTCTTGCCGGCTCACTGCGCGGTGACAGCGCGCTGGAGGCGGCGACCCGGACGCGCGTGGGCCTGCTGCTGGCACAGGAGCACCGATGCGATTACGTACTATCGGCCCACAGCTTTCTCGCCTCGCGCGTGGCCGGACTGAGCGAGGACGCAGTGGCCGACGCACGATTCGGCACAGCGTCGGATCCGAAGCAGGCCGCGATCCTGGCCTGGGCGATGGCACTGGTCCGCCGCGGCGGGGCGGTCACCGACCAGGAGCTGGCCGCGGCCCGAGCCATGCTGTCGGTGGCAGAACTCGTCGATGTGGTGGCCGAGATTGCGCTCGGGGTGTTCGACTCCTATTTGTCGCTCGCTGGGCGGGTGCCGATCGACTGGCCGCGGGTGCGCCATACCGATCCGGCTGGCGAGCAGCGATGA
- a CDS encoding pyridoxal-phosphate dependent enzyme, translating into MGPCLPAIDDVAAAADRIKGILRPLTVIDADADLVPDAEIVLALEFLQHTGSFKARGAANLVVALVQARRMPAAGIVSATGGNADIGFAWAAQRLGIPATVFLDRSTPSARVERLRSLGAEVHVAGTTKADTLQVARRFQEQTGAIDAYTHDDTLTCAGAGTILLELAAARPMLDTVVCAVGAGGMFSGIAAVADTLGIRLVGAEPEGSQALHAALAADAVLEVDIDSIAAESLGAPRVSPAALAWAKTTDARSVVVDDGAIVHARLQLWQRHRIAVEYGSAVGLAAVLTGAYRPRPAERIGIVLCGANTDPADLIDN; encoded by the coding sequence ATGGGTCCATGCCTTCCTGCCATCGACGACGTTGCGGCGGCCGCCGATCGCATCAAAGGGATCCTCCGACCGCTGACAGTGATCGACGCAGATGCGGATCTCGTCCCGGACGCCGAGATCGTTCTGGCCCTGGAATTCCTGCAGCACACCGGTTCCTTCAAGGCCCGGGGTGCGGCGAACCTGGTGGTTGCTCTGGTGCAGGCGCGACGAATGCCGGCCGCCGGCATCGTCTCGGCCACTGGCGGCAACGCAGACATCGGATTCGCCTGGGCGGCCCAGCGGCTCGGTATTCCCGCGACGGTGTTCCTCGATCGTTCGACTCCCTCGGCCAGGGTCGAACGGCTGCGCAGCCTCGGCGCCGAGGTGCACGTGGCGGGTACGACCAAAGCGGATACGTTGCAGGTCGCCCGGCGATTCCAGGAGCAAACCGGGGCCATCGACGCCTACACCCACGACGACACCCTCACCTGTGCAGGCGCAGGCACCATCCTGCTCGAACTCGCTGCCGCCCGCCCGATGCTGGACACTGTCGTCTGCGCAGTCGGCGCCGGCGGCATGTTCTCCGGCATCGCCGCCGTCGCCGACACCTTGGGTATCCGGCTGGTCGGAGCCGAACCAGAGGGCAGCCAGGCGCTGCACGCTGCGCTGGCCGCAGACGCCGTCTTGGAGGTGGATATCGATTCCATCGCCGCGGAATCCCTGGGCGCGCCCCGAGTGTCACCCGCCGCCCTGGCGTGGGCCAAGACCACCGACGCCCGATCGGTTGTCGTGGACGACGGCGCAATCGTTCACGCGCGCCTGCAGTTGTGGCAGCGCCACCGCATCGCCGTCGAATACGGTTCGGCGGTGGGCCTGGCGGCCGTGCTCACCGGCGCCTACCGGCCCCGGCCCGCGGAGCGGATCGGAATCGTCTTGTGCGGGGCCAATACCGATCCCGCCGACCTGATCGACAACTGA
- a CDS encoding alpha/beta hydrolase, producing the protein MTIPASSVTGSAAVLALGRLLPFNFGHHSVSLTCRDFRRGEAVTEFVELTGGRIAYDTLGDGPLVLLAHGMGDHRQVYRAVVPRLAAAGYRVVNMDIRGHGQSSMDWVSQTGRAVISRTDVARDMVGVIEHFGGPAVIIGHSISGGAATIAAATAPELVAGIVQINPFTLAQKFSVPGFCRVRRYRQGMLRLGMTATGSLRWWLRYLDVAYPTKPADHAEYTAALAATLREPGRMAEFMKVESQPTDAHAQLPNVACPALVIMGTSDPDFVDPTAEGEAVLSAMPPGIGQLATIAGGHYLHAEKPDATAELIVDFLATRVAENRVG; encoded by the coding sequence GTGACGATCCCTGCCAGCTCGGTGACCGGATCTGCCGCCGTCCTCGCGCTCGGCCGCCTTCTGCCGTTCAATTTCGGTCATCACAGTGTGTCCCTGACCTGCAGGGACTTCAGGAGAGGCGAAGCAGTGACCGAATTTGTGGAGTTGACCGGTGGCCGGATCGCCTACGACACGCTCGGGGACGGGCCGCTCGTGCTATTGGCACACGGCATGGGCGACCATCGCCAGGTGTACCGGGCCGTCGTACCGCGGCTGGCCGCGGCAGGCTACCGGGTTGTCAATATGGACATTCGCGGGCATGGCCAGTCGTCTATGGACTGGGTGTCGCAGACCGGGCGGGCAGTCATCAGCCGGACCGATGTAGCGCGGGATATGGTCGGGGTGATCGAGCACTTCGGCGGTCCGGCGGTGATCATCGGGCATTCGATTTCCGGGGGCGCGGCGACGATCGCTGCCGCCACCGCACCGGAGCTGGTCGCGGGCATCGTGCAGATAAACCCTTTCACCCTGGCCCAAAAGTTCAGCGTGCCGGGTTTCTGCAGGGTTCGCCGGTATCGGCAGGGGATGCTGCGGCTCGGCATGACCGCAACGGGAAGCCTGCGATGGTGGCTGCGCTACCTCGACGTGGCCTACCCGACCAAGCCGGCCGACCACGCAGAGTACACGGCGGCATTGGCTGCCACGCTGCGCGAGCCAGGGCGGATGGCGGAATTCATGAAGGTCGAGTCCCAGCCGACCGACGCGCACGCGCAGCTGCCCAATGTCGCCTGCCCAGCGCTGGTGATCATGGGCACCTCGGACCCGGATTTCGTCGATCCGACGGCCGAGGGCGAAGCGGTCCTCTCCGCGATGCCGCCGGGTATCGGGCAGCTCGCGACCATCGCCGGCGGCCACTACCTTCATGCTGAAAAGCCCGACGCCACAGCAGAACTCATTGTCGACTTTCTCGCGACCCGGGTGGCGGAAAACCGAGTCGGCTGA
- a CDS encoding GlxA family transcriptional regulator, which yields MLTRTVVFVVYDGFQLLDLAGPLDVFATANHAVGGPAYRLITASPGGRTIELAGGVSFAVDRALEEVAATTEVIDTLLVVGGFGAFVPETSSEVAQQLPALARRSQRITSVCAGALVLAAAGLLNGYRATTHWGAGDHLARAFPLVRVEVDRICVHDRNRWTSAGVSAGIDMALALVDADLGAEIAQLIARQLVIYVHRAGGQEQFSAQLRSQPARTPSIRAVQQWLPDHLTGDLTIAALATRAGMSERTFARSFRAETGTTPAHFIETLRLEAARRLLESTDLTVDAIARTVGYKHGKTLHRLIARRLSTTPDAYRQQIASTTATHPQLNPA from the coding sequence GTGCTTACTCGGACGGTCGTGTTTGTCGTCTACGACGGTTTCCAGCTGCTCGACCTGGCGGGTCCGCTGGATGTGTTCGCTACGGCCAACCATGCAGTGGGCGGTCCGGCCTATCGACTGATCACGGCGTCACCGGGCGGCCGGACGATCGAACTCGCGGGCGGGGTGAGCTTCGCTGTCGACCGAGCACTGGAGGAGGTTGCTGCGACCACCGAGGTGATCGACACCCTGCTCGTGGTCGGGGGGTTCGGGGCATTCGTGCCGGAGACGTCGTCGGAGGTGGCACAGCAACTGCCCGCACTCGCGCGGAGGTCCCAGCGAATCACCTCGGTGTGCGCGGGCGCGTTGGTGCTGGCCGCAGCAGGGCTGCTGAACGGGTACCGAGCCACCACGCACTGGGGGGCGGGTGATCATCTGGCCCGCGCATTTCCGCTGGTAAGAGTGGAGGTGGACCGGATTTGCGTCCACGACCGCAATCGGTGGACGTCGGCCGGGGTCAGTGCGGGAATCGATATGGCGCTGGCTTTGGTGGACGCCGATCTCGGCGCCGAGATCGCGCAGCTGATCGCCCGCCAACTGGTCATTTACGTCCATCGGGCGGGCGGGCAGGAACAGTTCAGCGCGCAGCTGCGCAGCCAGCCCGCCCGGACACCATCGATCCGGGCAGTACAGCAATGGCTGCCCGACCACCTGACCGGGGATCTGACAATCGCAGCGCTGGCCACCCGAGCGGGGATGAGCGAACGCACCTTTGCGCGGTCCTTCCGCGCCGAGACCGGTACCACTCCAGCACATTTCATCGAGACCCTGCGGCTGGAGGCCGCTCGCCGATTGCTCGAGAGCACCGACCTCACCGTCGACGCGATTGCCCGCACGGTCGGCTACAAGCACGGCAAGACACTGCACCGGTTGATCGCCCGGCGGCTGTCCACCACCCCCGACGCTTACCGACAGCAGATTGCCTCCACCACTGCCACGCATCCCCAGCTCAACCCTGCGTGA